The Actinomycetota bacterium genome has a window encoding:
- the rplD gene encoding 50S ribosomal protein L4, which translates to MELKADVVNISGDKISTVTLNKKVFFSESDVNILHRVVKTYLASRRLGTASTKTRDEVRGGGRKPWRQKGTGRARAGSIRSPIWRGGGVTFGPKPRDYSMRLPKKIRYEARKLALYMKAKDKKILVAEDFNFKEPSTKNATKFLKSLGDENKNLVILEKDKEIVEKSFRNIPTVNVVGVDRLSVYDILNAERLIFTKKSLEETVEVYGR; encoded by the coding sequence ATGGAGCTTAAAGCGGATGTTGTAAATATCAGTGGTGATAAGATATCGACTGTTACTTTAAACAAGAAAGTATTTTTTTCAGAAAGTGATGTAAATATTTTACATAGGGTTGTTAAAACTTACCTTGCATCAAGAAGATTAGGTACTGCATCAACAAAAACCAGAGATGAGGTAAGAGGTGGTGGAAGAAAACCATGGCGTCAGAAAGGTACGGGAAGAGCTAGAGCTGGAAGTATTCGATCTCCAATATGGAGAGGTGGAGGAGTTACATTTGGACCAAAACCGAGGGATTACTCAATGAGATTACCCAAGAAAATTAGGTATGAAGCAAGAAAATTAGCTTTATATATGAAAGCAAAGGATAAGAAGATATTAGTTGCTGAAGATTTTAATTTTAAAGAACCGAGTACCAAGAATGCTACTAAATTTCTAAAATCTTTGGGAGACGAGAATAAAAACTTAGTTATTCTGGAAAAGGATAAAGAAATAGTTGAAAAATCTTTTAGAAATATTCCAACTGTTAATGTAGTAGGAGTAGATAGACTAAGTGTTTATGACATATTAAACGCTGAAAGACTAATATTTACGAAAAAATCATTGGAAGAAACAGTGGAGGTATATGGAAGATGA
- the rplC gene encoding 50S ribosomal protein L3 has translation MIKAIIGKKIGMTSIYDEQGNVVAVTAVKAGPCTITQVKSDKTDGYNAIQIGFGDIKLSRTNKPYEQHFKKKKLEPKKHLLEVKVDEPKNFKVGDVIKASVFEKGDIVKVTGKSKGKGFTGGMKRHGFSGQPASHGSQYHRAVGSTGQRVSRVFKGKKMPGRHGYEKVTTLGLEVVEVDSESNIILIKGSVPGSKGRIVLITGYRRREKVLNGA, from the coding sequence TTGATTAAGGCTATTATAGGAAAAAAAATAGGAATGACTAGTATATATGATGAACAGGGGAACGTTGTTGCAGTAACAGCGGTTAAGGCTGGTCCTTGTACTATTACTCAAGTAAAGTCAGATAAAACAGATGGTTATAATGCGATTCAGATAGGTTTCGGTGATATTAAATTAAGCAGAACAAACAAACCTTATGAGCAACACTTTAAAAAGAAGAAATTAGAACCAAAAAAACATTTGTTGGAAGTGAAAGTGGATGAACCTAAGAATTTTAAGGTAGGAGATGTCATTAAAGCTTCTGTATTTGAGAAGGGAGATATAGTTAAAGTAACAGGTAAATCTAAAGGAAAGGGATTTACTGGAGGTATGAAGAGACATGGGTTTAGTGGTCAACCAGCCTCTCATGGTTCACAATACCATCGTGCTGTTGGTTCAACCGGTCAGAGAGTCTCAAGGGTTTTTAAAGGTAAGAAAATGCCAGGTCGCCATGGTTATGAAAAGGTAACAACATTAGGATTAGAAGTAGTAGAAGTAGATTCTGAATCAAACATAATACTTATAAAAGGATCTGTACCAGGATCAAAGGGAAGAATAGTTCTCATTACTGGTTATAGAAGGAGGGAGAAGGTCTTAAATGGAGCTTAA
- the rpsJ gene encoding 30S ribosomal protein S10: protein MAKTGQKIRISIKAFDHRIVDRSAKKIVETALESGARVAGPVPLPTKRNLFCVIRSPHIDKDSREHFEIKTHKRLIDIYNPTPKTVDSLMRLSLPAGVDIEIKL from the coding sequence TTGGCAAAAACTGGTCAGAAAATACGCATTTCAATAAAAGCGTTTGACCATCGGATTGTGGATCGATCTGCAAAAAAGATTGTAGAAACAGCTCTTGAATCGGGAGCGAGAGTAGCAGGACCTGTTCCACTTCCTACAAAAAGAAATCTTTTTTGTGTGATTAGATCACCACATATTGATAAGGATTCTCGAGAGCACTTTGAGATAAAGACTCATAAGAGATTAATAGATATATATAATCCGACACCAAAGACAGTTGATTCTCTTATGAGACTAAGTCTTCCAGCTGGTGTTGATATTGAAATAAAGCTATAG